In the genome of Perca fluviatilis chromosome 4, GENO_Pfluv_1.0, whole genome shotgun sequence, one region contains:
- the LOC120557401 gene encoding bladder cancer-associated protein, with protein sequence MYCLQWLLPVLLIPKPLNPALWFNHSMFMGFYLLSFLLERKPCTICALVFLAALFLICYSCWGNCFLYHCQDATLPDAAHDPAIIGT encoded by the coding sequence atgtATTGCCTACAGTGGCTACTTCCGGTGTTGCTCATCCCCAAGCCGCTGAACCCGGCGCTGTGGTTCAACCACTCCATGTTTATGGGCTTCTACCTGCTCAGCTTCTTGCTGGAGAGGAAGCCCTGCACCATCTGTGCCTTGGTCTTCCTGGCCGCCCTCTTCCTCATCTGCTACAGCTGCTGGGGCAACTGCTTCCTCTACCACTGCCAGGACGCCACGCTTCCAGACGCTGCCCACGACCCGGCTATTATCGGGACctag
- the podxl2 gene encoding podocalyxin-like protein 2, translating into MPGLLHITLTALLASCDAFRLGSSQRVIPLNPPVAHLFQDEGPAQPHFIQELVRTKRHSAHELVRAQPHLVHDMGWPEIQEISRSQAKMDSANSSQLNPLPSAGQDVARTHPAVDDNLDVEDEMERMVHLVVPQDAESYRGRPDSSDPEKELLGGPGAGDASLEASGFYGTDMEDRDRGEEGGEDRERRGGEDEWERDMGEDGERRGGNARAEEEERGGTDDADVHVVDANHTSPDLDALIGYSPSSHPSSSPPAEVHDSGLQEHRASPVLEVGPLERELWEENGHSSGYGLLHSSITTTSATSTAASASTAAAAAAAAGDAAGTATHETDTGTDFGLLGSYTKAETEDEETEREEEGEEETGLAHKGNVFTQNPTVAEVGVAPSREPLQPSVEEEEEQDLKGGGLQDRSEEVEKEKWRKMEEEDTRVRHIVPLTTDPSPTIGFTDPSWDWMGKTRPLQTLGSEVKGGGVTEVFLPDVDEMEEAQQVVCVDWSELAGRGYVILNMTENLNCEEFRVDQGVRLLKVMERVFARRMNSPEGSWVLYLSKPTHHQHQLLMNVASEHGVIAAKDVLDMLGEIRRSLNKVGIQNYSSASSCQSRPSQTRSDYGKLFVVLVIIGSVCMVIITSGLIYICWQRRLPATKTTFRNEELHFVENGCHDNPMLDVTNDNQPEMQEKKPSTNGLMAGGEGGGEEGSRWQVFVNQAATEEEEEEQDTHL; encoded by the exons CTCTCCTGGCCAGCTGCGATGCCTTCAGATTGGGTTCGTCCCAGCGTGTCATCCCCCTCAATCCTCCGGTGGCCCATCTATTCCAGGATGAAGGCCCAGCCCAGCCACACTTCATCCAGGAATTAGTCAGAACCAAACGCCACTCGGCCCACGAGTTAGTGCGAGCCCAGCCTCATTTGGTTCACGACATGGGCTGGCCAGAGATACAGGAAATATCCCGTTCCCAGGCCAAGATGGACTCCGCTAACTCCTCTCAGTTAAACCCACTGCCGTCTGCCGGCCAGGATGTAGCCAGGACCCACCCTGCTGTGGATGATAACCTGGATGTGGAAGACGAGATGGAG CGTATGGTTCATCTGGTGGTTCCTCAGGATGCAGAAAGCTACAGGGGACGCCCAGACTCCAGCGACCCAGAGAAGGAGCTCCTCGGGGGGCCGGGAGCTGGCGATGCCTCCCTGGAGGCCTCGGGCTTCTATGGAACGGACATGGAGGACAGAGAtaggggagaggagggaggagaagaccgagagaggagagggggagaggacgAGTGGGAGAGAGACATGGGGGAGgacggagagaggagagggggaaacgccagagcagaggaagaggagagaggaggaacagATGACGCAGATGTCCACGTAGTGGATGCCAACCACACAAGCCCAGATCtggatgctctgattg GCTACAGTCCATCTTCCCACCCCTCCAGCTCCCCCCCAGCTGAGGTGCATGATTCCGGGCTACAGGAGCATCGTGCATCCCCGGTCCTGGAG GTGGGTCCTTTAGAGAGAGAGCTGTGGGAGGAAAATGGTCATTCCAGCGGCTATGGACTCCTTCACTCCTCCATCACTACAACTAGTGCTACGTCTACTGCTGCGTCTGCTTCGACTGCTgccgccgccgctgctgctgctggagacgCTGCAGGAACGGCCACCCATGAGACTGACACAGGCACAGACTTTGGGCTGCTGGGAAGTTACACAAAAG CTGAGACAGAGGATGAAGAGACAGAgcgggaggaggaaggggaggaagaAACGGGCCTGGCACACAAAGGCAACGTGTTTACCCAGAATCCCACTGTAGCAGAGGTCGGCGTGGCTCCCAGCAGAGAGCCCCTGCAGCCCAGcgtggaggaagaggaagaacagGATTTAAAAG GGGGTGGACTGCAAGACAGAAGTGAAGAGGTGGAGAAAGAGAAATGGagaaagatggaggaggaggatacAAGAGTCCGACACATCGTCCCGCTTACCACAGATCCCTCCCCCACCATCGGCTTCACCGACCCGTCCTGGGATTGGATGGGGAAGACCAGGCCCCTGCAGACCCTGGGGTCAGAAGTCAAGGGAGGGGGGGTTACAGAGGTCTTCTTACCGGATGTTGATGAGATGGAGGAGGCACAGCAG GTGGTGTGTGTCGACTGGAGCGAGCTGGCTGGACGTGGATACGTCATCCTCAACATGACGGAAAACTTGAACTGT gAGGAGTTTCGTGTGGACCAGGGCGTGCGGTTGTTGAAAGTCATGGAGAGAGTGTTTGCTCGAAGAATGAACAGCCCCGAGGGATCATGGGTACTCTACCTGAGCAAGCCTACACACCACCAACACCAGCTGCTGATGAACGTGGCTTCTGAGCACG GGGTGATTGCAGCCAAGGATGTGCTGGACATGCTGGGAGAGATCAGGAGAAGTTTGAATAAG gtGGGCATCCAGAACTACAGTTCGGCCAGCAGTTGCCAGTCTCGTCCCAGTCAAACACGCAGCGACTACGGCAAGCTGTTTGTGGTTCTGGTGATCATCGGCTCCGTCTGCATGGTCATCATCACATCTGGATTAATATACATCTGCTGGCAAAGACGACTGCCTGCAACCAAGACTACG TTCCGCAATGAAGAACTTCACTTTGTGGAGAACGGTTGCCATGATAACCCCATGCTGGACGTGACCAATGACAACCAGCCTGAGATGCAGGAGAAGAAGCCGAGCACCAATGGGCTCATGGCTGGAGGAGAAGGAGGCGGGGAGGAGGGCAGTcgctggcag GTGTTTGTCAATCAAGCAGCCactgaggaggaagaagaggagcagGACACACATCTCTGA